Genomic window (Indicator indicator isolate 239-I01 chromosome 13, UM_Iind_1.1, whole genome shotgun sequence):
agCACTTGTCCAAATAACAGATGAGGCTGTAACAGTTACTGTGAGCGCTCTCATAGGTAACAACCCACCAGATGTGATCTACATCAAATAACCATAAGAAACTGCATAATACAAACATCAAGACTACGTGGGAGCAGAACCAAGCTCCAGATTCAAACAGCTCTTGGAACATGTAACTCTAAGGTGAGCCCGAAGTAGAAACTGAATGTGTGGGCAGAGAGGCAGCGTCACATCAGTTCGAAGGACCCCAAACTGTGGGGCACAGAGGGAAGGGGCTATCAGCGCCCGAGCTGCAGCACCTGGCTGTGGGGCGCCTGGCTACTAAGCAGACACTGCTCAGATCCACAactgctccttcccaactcTGTTTTTGGTCTTCCCACTACGGCATGCCCGTGTAGGAGTAAGGCACAGCGGAGCggccagagctctgctcttccaTGAGGTCACGTTTCCGACTCTACCATGGCACGGCGTTGGTGCGGGAGCTGGCCTCCCCGGCCTCAGTGTGCCCCGCTCCGCCTGAACCTCTCCCCCGACTGCTTCCTACCGGGCGCACCAGCGTTCTATCTAAGGTACACAGGGGCTGTTCCCGACCCTTCACCGCCTGCCACAGGGGCGGGGGCGGGGACGGGCAGGGACAGCACATCGGGGTCAGGACGAGGGACTGACCCCCCCACCCGCCAGCCGGGCTCCCCGGGCCTCCCCTGCTGGGCTGCGCGTCCTGGCCTTACCTGCCCGTCATGGCGGCGAGCCCCCGGCTGGCACCGGGCTATGGCGGAGGGGCTGCGAGGCGGGACAAGCGGCTCGGCTCGGCGCAGTGGCTCCGGACCCGGCGGCCACCAGAAACCACGCCCCGGCCCGGCGGCGTCCCGGGCCCCCTGGGCGTGGGCGGTAGCCGCAGCCCCTGGTGACTCAGGGCAGCCCCCCCCAGCCCGCGCATACTTTTcctataaaggaaaaaaaaaatagtgagtAACGAGGCTGCGGAGCGGGCCTGCTTGCCATCCGCCTACAGGGACCCGGCGGACCCAGGAGAAcggctgccaggctgcccaggaaacgCTTCGCTCCACCTGGGAGTAAACGCTGATGCAGCTGCTATGAGCccggaaaggagaggggagatgctgaTTGTGTCCCTTCGTCACGAAGCTGTTACCTGGTGTACAGTTATAACTGAGATGTATTTCACTGATGTAACATTTTCCCCTGTGGACAAAGAAACTGCCGTCTTTCTGAaagcctgctgtgacaggatgaTATACCCACTGCACATCCCCAAGGCGAGGGCATAACAACCTGGTAGTAAGTTTGATCCTCAGTGCAGTAGAAGACACCTCTGGAGGGCTATCTTCTACAAAGTGGCTAGATAGCATCCTTCGCTGCCAAAAGGAAGAAGGCTCACACTCCCTAAAGAAGAACTTTCCAACTGTGATGTTTTCAGTAACACCTAATCTCATCTTGCTAAATGATCAAACTTTGCACTGAGCACTTTAGAGAATTTTATATTCTCTAATGGGTATCAGGTGATCCAGCAAATGGGACAGGGAGCTCTATCCAAAATCGGTTTCAAACTTTATTTCACCTTGTAAGGTAGTTTAGTATGTGACTCACCATTGCTACAGATACTGTTGCAAGCTTGGAATGATGAAGGAGACTTTCCATTCTGTTTCTTAAGTGttcaaacatctttttttttcagccctgTGGTAAACGTTTAGAACCATGGATGTTACATTTGGGttatgttgcttttttttttttttaactccttatTTAAATTATGGTGAAGAACCGAGTAAGGTGTTCTTATTTGGATTAATGGTTGGTTAAGGGTAGAAGGTAATCGTATTAATAAACAGCCCACAAATCAACAAATTGGCCTTTTGTTGGAGTAATGAATAGGCTCTTGGTCATTTTGTGTCTGTAGCGTCTCCTGGTGTAATCATTCTGTGCGCTAGCATGCAATGCCTCTGCTCTTGCAGCTTTCCTTTACAGAAACAGGGATTGAATATGTGAGAAGACTCCAGGTGCTGCCAAAGGTGTTGGGAGGAACAggcacaggcctccaactaccTCCCAGCCACTGGGCTATAATCCCAGACAATCCTTATATCTCTTTTACTTCATCCCGTAGGGCTAGCTGTGAGCTCTGGCAAACTCGAGTATCATCTTGCTCATCTGGATTATGAATGTGAcagtgcttttctttcctgctgctgaaaCCTTTACTGCTCGCTGCTCCCAAGCACTTTCAGTTGCCTCATTAGTAACAGCTGAAGCAGGATCTGCCTCCAAAAGTGACATAGCCCCGCTAGGCCGTCCGTCCTCGACAAGTTCCCGGATCCTTCGGTCAGACAACTTTGGTTTTAAGGCAGTGAGGAGGCGAAAAGCAGCAGTCGCAGCTGTCAAGCCAGGCCCTGGGCACTCGCAGCGCGCCTGGGCCTTCACAGCCCCTCGCGCACGCGCCTCCACACGTAGGGCCGGAGGCACGAGATGGCCGGTGACCCGGATGCAGCTACTGCGCACAAGATGGCGGCGGCGCGGGCGGTGTAGTGCTCGAGAGCAGACCCGGCCTCGCTATGGCGGACTTGGGCCGGCAGTTGCAGGAGTACCTCGAGCAGTCGAAAGTCGCTACTACCACCGgtagctccagcacagcccctgcgTCGCCGCCCGCCGGCTGCTCGCAAGAAGATGCCGGGAGCAGCGGCCTGGGGTCCTGGCTAGGCACGCTGAACCCCTTCCTGCCGGGCCGAGGCTCCCTCTCTGCGGCGGCTGGGTCGGGCTCGGGTTCAGGCTCAGGCTGGCCGTGGGCGTCCGAGGCGGACCCTTGCTTGCCTGGACTGTCGCGCTGGCAGCGGCTAGTCGGGAGCGGGCTGTGCCTGCTACTAGCTGCTATCTGTTTCGGCCTCGCTGCGCTGTACGCGCCGGTGCTTCTGCTTCGTGCCCGTAAATTCGCACTGCTCTGGTCCCTCGGCTCGGTCTGTGCCCTGGGTGCCGCTGCCCTACTGCGTGGGCCCGCCCGCCTGCTACGGGAGCCCAGTCGCGGCTTCCTCCTCTACCTCGTCGCACTCGGTGGCACCCTCTACGCGGCGCTGGGGCTACGCAGCACCCTCCTGACGGCGCTGGGCGCTGCCGTCCAGTTGGGAGCCGCCGCTGCTGCGCTCCTGACTGCGCTGCCCGGAGGTGGCGCCGGCCTGCGGCTCTTCGGCGGCTTCCTTAGCGCCGCACTGCGCCGCCGTGGCAAAGCGTTGCCGGTGTGAACTCCGTGGTGTTGCCGCCGCCACGGAAAACCGCTGCCGGGGTGAGCCCTGCGCCAGTGCGGGAGGACTGGCTGCAGTCCAGTGGGACTCGGACAGGGGGACTGACAGACTCACGAAGACACCTGTCCGAGAGCGGGATGAGGATGGTGCTGTTTGACGCCGCTTCTCTTCACCACCTACTTATTCTTGCTGAGTTTTCCTCGCCAATTCTTGACGAAGAAAAGCAGCCGCTGGCACCTCCGAACGGCATCGATGACTCTCTAAACTCGTTTTGCCATGTTGAGGTATAACAGTGTTGGTGCCAGCTTGCCGAACCGTCCCGAGCACTGGATTTTGCCTTACTGCAAAGTCAGCTCGATAGCTCCGGTCTGGAGTCTCTTCGGCTCTGggtgggagctggcagcacccCACTTTCCTACCTCCAGTATAGGACCATGTGGCTCCTGCAGCCTACTTCAAAACGTGAGTGAGATTACGGAGCTGATGAAATGTAATTATTGACTTGCCCGTTACatgaaaagtaaatattttacgACTGAGGTGCATAGGGCTGACTGTTGAAACACAGAGACAATTTAGACAAACCTGATCAGGTGTGAGGGTGAAGGTTCAAAAATAGTCAGCTGCTGTTAACTCAGTTTTGAGCTGACCCCTACACACCAAACATACTTTAGTCACTGAGACCAGTGATGAACATTGTGTCCACAAAATGTTACTTCTCTCTAAAAAATGCCATCCAGTAAGTGAAACTTTTCCTGGCATTACTAGGATTACCCTTAACTAGGGGTAGGCTTCTTGCACAAGGATGAAACGGTGAAAGGCTTTGCGAGTACTGGTGCCCTACAGCTGCTATAAGGCAACAAATAACTTGGGTTTTAGAGGGGTAGCTTCAGCTtttagaacttttttttcccatatgtttatggggtttttttcctctcagtttaGGCAGGGATTGCTTACACGTGACAGTATGACCTTCAGAAAGAGATTTGCTAGTAATTTTACTCTGTTTCAGTTACCACAGCTCTGTTTCAATGCAAAAAGTAAGCAGCTCAGGAAGATGCTGAATTCAGGCTGACAGCCCCTGCTGCACAACTGCAGCTAAATGGCACTACCAGGCCTCACCTGCTGAGTATCTCACTGACTATATATGCCTCATACACAAACTGAAGCCAAACACTGCAATATTCATCTTAGGGTTTAGCATATTCACCTAATACTTGCTCAAAGGGAAATTGTTAAATGGGGGTACTTAAATGTGCATAAGCTTGCTTTAATAAAAATGTGTGTACCAAATGTCAATATAGACGTTCCACTAATGaccacttttttcccccccttaagAGTGTAGACTGGAGCCATGTGAATTAGCATTAAATTAGTTCTCTGATGTTTACAACTTCTAAGCTCTAGTATGTAAAATTAATTGTATGCCTATCAACAGTATCAAATTAAATAAATCTCTTGGACACAGTGGAGCTCCAAACTAGCAGGTAGAGGATAAGGATTCTCACCAAGCACGGGTGAAAGAACTTGACCTGAAGAGTACAGAAGAATATTTCCATAAAGTAATTCTATTGCTTCTCCAGCAATAATAGATCATAGTATTATGGACTGGGAAGCTGCTTCTGTCTCCTGCTATGCTGTCACTCTTTAAGATTTTATGCAAAATCTAGCTAATGATGGAATTTGCTTACAACTTCTGACGCGTATTCTATAGACTATTTCAAAACCTTAAAAAAAGCTGTCCCTTGATAAAGGATACTACTTAACAGCAAGTACCACTGGTTTAAGAAGTTAACCCACCATCAGAAGAAAACTAGCATACTTCCTCTTGTCTACATAAAGAATGCTGTATGTTCCATTCTTAGGTGCACTTATTTTGGTAGAGGATTGTGGTTTAATTAAGGACTATTGCTCATCGTCTAAATCATGTATTCCAGCTATTTAGACAAGAGTCACTTTCAGCCCCTTAAAATGTAgagcttgttaaaaaaaaaagggggggggagaaggagcaAGCTTTCTCATTTGCTAGTGATTAAATCATTAGTATTTGTCATCAAAACTTCAGGAAAGGTCCTAACCTCTAGACACATCAGAAACAACCAAAGCCCTTCTTCAGACTAAAGTAAAGAGCAGATTTTCTTCCCTCAAAGGAGAAACTGTCATGTCAGGTGCATCtcatctctttcctctcctttaaGACCATTCTGTCTCTAGAGCCACATGACAAGAATTTTATAGACTAATGATCAATTACtataatttttaaatgccatttTATACACTACTAATTAAAAAACTTTAAAGAACAACCTCCTTATGACTGAAATGAGAAGTGCCGTTAAGCATTTGTGCTTTGATCTCCTTCAATGAAAAGTCATCAGGACTTAATCCACTCTTTAGTTAATTTGACTTCATGAGAGGTCAGATAAAACAGCTGCCAGAACTCCATTGCCATATTATCCTGAAAACTGTAACATGAAAGTCAAAGCTGGGGGCCCAGAAGCCTGGTAGTGACATTTTTCATTATACCCCtaatgcagctcctgagagctggCTTTAGAACGTTGTACTTAAGTGATAACATTTTCATGGAGGCTTTAGGTATCACAGGAGGCTTTTGATATCCCAGTGACTGGAGAGGATTAATCTTGAATGATTTATGGGGAAAACAGAAACTCATGGTTGGTAGGAAGCTTTATTAATGAAATGTAAGAAATGGGAATAACCTGTCCTCCTCATTTTCCTCCCCTAGTAAAACTAGGAAACAGTCGCTTGAAGAAAAAAGATACTTGAAAGACTATTGAATACCCAAGGCTGTAAGCAATGCATCCTACAGCCGTTGTAACACATATGCATCCATATTAATTAAGCTGCTAAGCTTCCTTCTTCCCCAATGTCTATAAACAGATGCTGTTTTGAACAAAACTATTTGAGTTTCCCAAGTGAAGCATACAAGACAGCATTTGCTATGATGCCTAATTTGCTAGCAGGCCAGGTTATAACTCACACTATGTCTATGACAGCTTTTTCTAAATGGTGTTCCACGTTTTTCTCTTTCAGGATGGTAGACTAGTGAGCAGCGGTGATTTCCTGTGTTTTGGAATTTTAACATCAGCACCACTTCTAATCTGTAGACATCTGTGTCTAAAGGTGAAAATGAAAGTTCTGCTATAcgataaaccaaaaaaaaccctaggaATCAGCTATTACTATTTGAAATGGCTGAGATTTTAGGAGGTAGTTCTGTTGCTTCATCTCATACCCAAGTCTGACGAAAGACAACCCGCTTTATAGTAATAGGTGAGGAAAGAATCACACACACTGTTGATTTTCTGTTAATTTTTGCGCAAATTACATTCTGTATTCATACAAAAACAACATAACTTTTCTGACAAACTGTACATATATAGAAACAACTTTCTGTCCAGAGGTGAACTGAAatctctggaggtgctccaTGTCTcacaacacttaaaaaaaaaactccaactcTTCACAAAACAAAGTAGGTAAAAGAAGGTGAGGAAAAAGGGTGGAGAGAACAAAACAACTGCTACAATATTGCATCTAGTAGCAGTTGAGTGATCTAGGAAAAGACCCCTGTTAGGAACAAATACACATTCAATTATCCCACTTAAGAATCCAGGTTTGTGATGTTGCAGGGTTACTTAATGAGTCCAGAATGGCAGTTTATTTAAATATTGTCCAGCAGGGACTGGGTGTGACCCAGTCAAAGCCTCTTCTATCGGCCTCTTCCACCACCCCTAGATGCTCCTCTTCTTGACTGACCAGAGTTCATGTTATTTCCTCTTCCCCAATTACTTCCACTTCTTCCTCCTCGGGAAGGGTTATTGCCTCCTGCAGGGCCTCCACCATAAGCTTCATCCCTGTGGAATCCATCATGATGGTCTCCATCTAAAGAACTAGACCGCCCAGATTTTGGTGTTCTCTGTGAAGGTCCTGAGTTTCCTCGTCCTAAAAACAAAGCATAAGCACTTACTGATGTTGAAGTCTAAGACATGCCTCTCAGACACACTGTATATTTGTCTAGTTGTTCTGTAGTATAAGCATTCACAGACCAAATGTAGTTGAGACCTGGAGTTTtgttcctcctccctctgtATGATTTTTCTTACATAGATTTAGTGTTTCCATTATGGTCCAGAAGATGG
Coding sequences:
- the SFT2D3 gene encoding vesicle transport protein SFT2C, with the translated sequence MADLGRQLQEYLEQSKVATTTGSSSTAPASPPAGCSQEDAGSSGLGSWLGTLNPFLPGRGSLSAAAGSGSGSGSGWPWASEADPCLPGLSRWQRLVGSGLCLLLAAICFGLAALYAPVLLLRARKFALLWSLGSVCALGAAALLRGPARLLREPSRGFLLYLVALGGTLYAALGLRSTLLTALGAAVQLGAAAAALLTALPGGGAGLRLFGGFLSAALRRRGKALPV